In Xanthomonas fragariae, the genomic window CGTAGCGAACACCGGTAGTTTTGGCACGCCGGTGCAGACATCAAGGCCTTGCGGTCGTTGGGTGGTTGGGGTTTTTCAGGGGCGACTCCTTAAAATCGGAGAACCCAGAGCAGGACTCTGCGGAATTCATTGCAGCAGTCTGGCACCCGGGCAGTTCAATGCCGACACCCAACTCTGGCTGTCGAAGCCGGCATCGGCGAATGCCGCCTGCAGCGCCGGAGCGGCTGACTCCGCCGCTGCACGCGTGGCGAACCACGCGAACACGCTGGGGCCGGCGCCGGAAATACTTGCCCCCATCGCTCCTGCTGCCAGTGCCGCAGCTTTGACTGCAGCGAAGCCGACGATCAGCGGCGCACGCCGCGGCTCGATCAGCACATCGCGCAAGCCCGAGCGCACCAGCGCCTCGTCCCCGGCGTGGCATCCTGCCAGAACCAGGCCAAGGTTGGCGCTTTGCGCGACAAAGTCGGCGAGCCTGTAGTCGCCAGCCAGCGCGGCGCGCGCGCGGCGCGTCTCCAACACCGCATCCGGATGCACCAGCAAGCTGTGCCAGGTCTCCGGCACCGGTACCGGCACCATCCGCTCCAGCGTGGACAGCACCAACCCGCCCAGCAACATCGGACCGAGGTTGTCGCCGTGACGGCTGCCACTGGCGACTGCCTCGCCTTCTAACGCATACAGATATAGCTGATCGCGCGACAACGGGGTGTCCAGCAGCGCATTGGCTGCCACCAACGCCGCGACGCATGAAGCCGCCGAACCGCCCATGCCGGAACTGAGCGGGATGCCTTTGTCGATCTCCAACTCGAAGCCGAACGGCAACCCCAATGCTGTGCGCAATGCGATCAGCGCCGTGCCAGCGGTATTGCGCTCGGCCTCCAGCGGCAACTCCACGGTCGTACCGCGGATCGCAGCGATACGCACCAGCGGCGCATCGAGACGGCGCACGGTCACGGTGTCGCCAACGCCTTCCAACGCATAACCGAGCAAATCGAAGCCCACCGCCACATTGGCCACCGACGCCGGTGCGAACGCGCGCGCTTGGCGCACCGCACCGCTTGGCGCTAGCACTACCTGCGCCTGGCTCACAGCCGAGCTCCCTCGCCCGCCGCCACCCGCAGCAGATCGGCAAACACACCCGCCGCAGTGACCTCGGGCCCTGCACCTGGGCCTTGCACAACCAGTGGGTTTTCGCAGTAACGGCGCGTAGTGAACTGCACTACGTTGTCGGTCAAGCGCAAATTAGCGAACGCATGATCGGCAGGCAGTTCGACAAGACCGACACTGGGCGCGCAATCAGGCGGCAACTGCGCGACATAACGCAACACGTTGCCGCGCGCATGTGCATCTGCCAGGCGCTGCGCCAATGCCGGATCCACTTCGTGCAGGCGCGCCATAAAATCGTCC contains:
- a CDS encoding homoserine kinase, with protein sequence MSQAQVVLAPSGAVRQARAFAPASVANVAVGFDLLGYALEGVGDTVTVRRLDAPLVRIAAIRGTTVELPLEAERNTAGTALIALRTALGLPFGFELEIDKGIPLSSGMGGSAASCVAALVAANALLDTPLSRDQLYLYALEGEAVASGSRHGDNLGPMLLGGLVLSTLERMVPVPVPETWHSLLVHPDAVLETRRARAALAGDYRLADFVAQSANLGLVLAGCHAGDEALVRSGLRDVLIEPRRAPLIVGFAAVKAAALAAGAMGASISGAGPSVFAWFATRAAAESAAPALQAAFADAGFDSQSWVSALNCPGARLLQ